A genomic segment from Agelaius phoeniceus isolate bAgePho1 chromosome 2, bAgePho1.hap1, whole genome shotgun sequence encodes:
- the STYXL2 gene encoding serine/threonine/tyrosine-interacting-like protein 2 yields the protein MASGRDSDSEEPAVPQEEEEEEGPDVKAVQAHYLRSPSPSRYSMISDTDTESIFMDPIHLSSAVAAKQIISEELKTKDVRVDSVCPRMLESAQQLMVEDLYNRVKEKIDDTSLFNTPCVMDLQRALVKDRLETPRDAVDEVWPNVFIAEKSVAVNKSRLKRLGITHVLNAAHGTGVYTGASFYNGLNIQYLGIEVDDFPDTDISKYFRPAAEFLDEALLTYRGRILVSSEMGISRSAVLVAAYLMIYHHMTVLEALMTLRKKRAIYPNDGFLKQLRELNEQLLEERELERSGDEDVTPNQSPLPCAGTSSRLSGAGDSGSIKGAKAHSITVEEEDTSSILGSFMSSSSVEKTSWVSKHSTLITEEEEEQLYEEWRKKQGLSVKEAGVHYERRTSPKHLDQEEEQSDEDVERRIHDWQRRNEKYQMAGTAREEDGECSMGGRPYPSGEFSDVESVSSFEIRTLKKQLEASSFSRMRRSRTDSMSSESTWDMWNQRLLEIEKEAAQRYHSRNKTCGERQSPETGRKERDVDEESVFSDSSCSSFYNFCQKNKDKLTPLERWKVKRIQFGFHKKDLEPSSAPSPAEDGSQAGQEETEGKSLSDIDLTAYQAWKMKRQKKVGSESSKEEFVEFAKTEDSASAKKRQRRVELLERSKKILEESQSMCSWETESTMSGSIPLSAFWSSAPSASGADDAASALSMQTNHSSLSQARSCTGATQLPNIPLPNLPVGPGDTISMASIQNWIANVVSETIAQKQNEILMLSRPSSAMASLSGDLGRRADDDKVSLLSAQSGSSLAASQLHQQDLRRAESQSVLSCNTSVSARTEGTTSNMKLTQTSKPLYSLFADDVDLKKLRRKEKEMQMEMREKMSDYQIEKVIRDNKRSTLFKKKVTKAEEDETEDDRESTTNSHRRPLQADFDRTDAVFDPSSQPATSGVPKSEVDTDITKWLNDLKAEREPPSYYDQTEKAREKYRSSKVRQMDSETSSYRFCRSQRKELDSCSSYESTGDSLRTMSRFSSASAKEDKKMYKFTRSRVSETSSRGSSPDLHVFSQSPEPPFDSESPEPSTQSRVRAHHVEACEEEARSDMSECGAKRKFTQSFSKSEEDGKKEAKVEQSEERFASRQVSQYRRSTRKEEEEEMDDDAIIAAWRSRLEATTAKLQRRREE from the exons ATGGCCAGCGGCAGAGACTCGGACAGTGAGGAGCCGGCGGTGccgcaggaggaggaggaggaggagggcccGGACGTGAAGGCCGTGCAGGCCCATTACCTGCGCAGCCCCTCGCCCAGCCG GTATTCCATGATATCAGACACTGACACAGAGAGCATCTTCATGGATCCAATCCATCTGTCATCTGCTGTGGCTGCCAAACAAATCATCAGTGAAG AGCTGAAGACAAAGGACGTCAGGGTGGACTCGGTGTGTCCCAGGATGTTGGAGTCTGCGCAGCAGCTGATGGTGGAAGACCTGTACAACCGAGTTAAGGAGAAGATTGATGACACCAGCTTGTTTAACACGCCATGTGTGATGGACTTGCAGAGGGCACTTGTGAAGGACAGGCTGGAGACCCCCAGGGACGCTGTGGATGAAGTCTGGCCTAATGTCTTCATAGCAGAAAA aaGCGTTGCAGTGAACAAAAGCCGTTTGAAGAGACTGGGGATCACCCATGTCCTGAATGCAGCTCATGGCACAGGTGTCTACACAGGAGCAAGTTTCTACAATGGTCTCAATATCCAGTACCTGGGCATTGAAGTGGATGATTTTCCAGATACGGATATCTCCAAATACTTCCGCCCAGCTGCAGAGTTCCTTGACGAAGCCCTGCTGACTTACAGAG GCAGAATCCTTGTCAGCAGTGAGATGGGGATCAGCCGCTcggctgtgctggtggctgccTACCTGATGATCTACCACCACATGACTGTTCTGGAGGCTCTGATGACCCTGAGGAAGAAACGTGCCATCTACCCCAACGACGGCTTCCTGAAGCAGCTGCGGGAGCTCAATGAGCAGCTCTTGGAGGAGCGAGAGCTGGAGCGTTCTGGAGATGAGGACGTGACTCCAAACCAAAGTCCTCTTCCCTGTGCAGGGACTTCTTCACGGCTGTCTGGAGCTGGGGACTCAGGGAGCATcaagggagccaaagcccactcCATCACCGTAGAAGAAGAGGACACCAGCAGCATTCTGGGTAGTTTTATGAGCTCTTCATCAGTGGAAAAAACTAGCTGGGTTTCCAAACACTCCACCCTGATCactgaggaagaagaggaacaATTGTATGAGGAATGGAGGAAGAAACAAGGCCTATCTGTAAAGGAAGCAGGAGTTCACTATGAAAGAAGAACATCTCCAAAGCATCTGGATCAGGAAGAGGAACAATCTGATGAGGATGTGGAACGGAGGATCCATGACTGGCAGCGCAGAAATGAGAAATACCAGATGGCGGGTACAGCCAGGGAGGAGGATGGTGAATGCAGCATGGGAGGAAGACCTTACCCATCAGGTGAATTCAGTGATGTTGAGAGCGTGAGCAGTTTTGAGATCCGAACCCTAAAaaagcagctggaagccagTAGCTTTagcaggatgaggaggagccGCACGGACTCTATGTCTTCTGAGAGCACCTGGGACATGTGGAATCAGAGGCTTCTGGAGATTGAGAAAGAAGCTGCTCAGAGGTATCATTCTAGGAATAAAACCTGTGGGGAAAGACAGTCCCCAGAAACAGGAAGAAAGGAGAGGGATGTGGATGAGGAGAGTGTGTTTTCAGACTCCTCCTGTAGCTCCTTCTACAATTTCTGCCAAAAGAACAAGGACAAGTTGACTCCTCTAGAAAGGTGGAAGGTCAAGAGGATCCAGTTTGGCTTTCACAAGAAGGATTTAGAACCATCATCTGCACCATCTCCAGCAGAGGATGGCAGCCAGGCAGGTCAGGAGGAAACAGAAGGGAAGAGTTTGTCAGATATTGATCTGACTGCTTACCAGGCTTGGAAAATGAAGCGGCAGAAGAAGGTGGGCAGTGAAAGCAGCAAGGAGGAATTTGTGGAATTTGCCAAAACTGAGGATTCTGCTTCAGCTAAAAAGAGGCAGAGGCGTGTAGAGCTCCTTGAGCGTTCAAAGAAAATTTTAGAAGAAAGCCAGTCCATGTGcagctgggagacagagagTACAATGAGTGGGAGTATTCCCCTGTCAGCTTTCTGGTCTTCAGCACCTTCTGCAAGTGGTGCTGACGATGCAGCTTCTGCCCTGAGCATGCAGACAAATCATTCATCTTTGTCACAGGCCAGGAGTTGTACTGGAGCAACGCAGCTGCCAAATATACCCCTTCCCAATCTCCCAGTTGGCCCAGGTGACACAATATCCATGGCAAGCATTCAGAACTGGATCGCTAACGTGGTCAGTGAAACCATTGCTCAAAAGCAGAATGAGATCCTGATGCTGTCCCGTCCATCGTCCGCCATGGCCTCCCTGTCAGGAGACCTTGGCAGGCGTGCAGATGATGACAAAGTTTCTCTTCTCAGTGCTCAGAGTGGCTCATCCCTCGCTGCCTCTCAGCTCCACCAGCAGGACCTGCGCAGGGCGGAGTCTCAGTCTGTGCTGTCCTGCAACACCTCCGTGAGTGCAAGGACAGAAGGGACTACTTCAAACATGAAGCTGACCCAGACAAGCAAACCACTGTACAGCCTCTTTGCTGATGATGTTGACCTAAAGAAActcaggaggaaggagaaggagatgcaaatggaaatgagagaaaaaatgtCAGACTATCAAATTGAAAAGGTGATCAGAGACAATAAACGCAgcactttatttaaaaaaaaggtgaccaaagcagaggaagatgaaacagAAGATGACAGAGAGAGTACAACAAACAGCCACAGGCGACCCTTGCAAGCAGATTTTGACAGAACTGATGCAGTCTTTGATCCGTCCAGTCAACCTGCAACCTCAGGTGTACCAAAGTCAGAGGTAGATACTGATATTACCAAGTGGCTCAATGACCTGAAAGCAGAAAGAGAACCACCGTCATATTATGATCAGACTGAGAAAGCTAGAGAGAAATATAGATCATCCAAAGTTAGACAGATGGATTCTGAGACATCCAGTTACAGATTCTGCAGATCCCAAAGAAAAGAGCTAGATAGCTGTTCTTCCTACGAGTCAACAGGAGATTCACTGAGAACCATGTCaagattttcctctgcttctgcAAAAGAGGACAAAAAGATGTACAAGTTCACAAGGTCAAGGGTCAGTGAGACAAGTTCCAGAGGAAGCAGCCCAGATCTGCATGTTTTCAGCCAGTCACCTGAACCACCATTTGACTCTGAATCCCCTGAACCATCTACACAGAGCCGAGTTAGAGCTCATCATGTGGAGGCATGTGAAGAGGAGGCCAGGTCAGACATGTCAGAGTGTGGAGCAAAGAGAAAGTTCACACAAAGCTTTTCAAAGTCTGAAGAAGATGGAAAGAAGGAGGCAAAAGTGGAGCAAAGTGAAGAAAGGTTTGCATCTAGGCAGGTCTCTCAGTACAGGCGAAGCACACgcaaagaagaggaagaagagatggATGATGATGCCATTATTGCTGCTTGGAGAAGCCGACTAGAAGCAACTACAGCAAAGCTCCAGCGGAGAAGGGAAGAGTGA